One part of the Rutidosis leptorrhynchoides isolate AG116_Rl617_1_P2 chromosome 1, CSIRO_AGI_Rlap_v1, whole genome shotgun sequence genome encodes these proteins:
- the LOC139893195 gene encoding uncharacterized protein, whose translation MVMMLLGREEMDRNSWMYEIGHAPSKFMDSVDEFITVSETDQLEKGNTVISCPCKKCKNARWYADSTDIKSHLIAHGFMRGYTCWSFHGESLANLNPSVSDNDTDNEEDSYNSDNNVNFDDMFDELDTEDNVADKYHDRLQQLFVVAKKPLYTGCMNFTKLSAVIQLVNLKSNNGWSDTSFTSLLELLNKMLPEGNELPISTYQAKKLMCPMGLEIQRIHACPNDCMLYRNEEKDLHQCKVCGTSRYKRGKLTDNVDSDVSENRPPAKLLWYLPIIPRLKRLFANEKDAKLLRWYAEDRKNDGKMRHVADSHQWKNFDKDFKEFGDEIRNIRFGLSSDGINPFGDLSSCHRTWPVKINNFTKENTSLRLPIPVKDLSKNTVKEVLGDVVGSFVQWPLMKITRITKELEAYVNDISAQKNSTQFKC comes from the exons ATGGTTATGATGTTGCTTGGTAGAGAGGAG ATGGATCGGAATTCTTGGATGTACGAGATAGGTCACGCTCCCTCTAAGTTTATGGATAGTGTAGATGAATTTATTACAGTTTCCGAGACTGATCAACTAGAAAAAGGAAACACCGTAATTAGTTGTCCTTGTAAGAAATGCAAAAATGCACGGTGGTATGCTGATTCAACCGATATCAAAAGTCATCTAATTGCACACGGATTTATGAGAGGGTACACATGTTGGTCTTTTCATGGTGAGTCATTAGCTAACCTTAACCCGTCTGTTTCGGATAACGATACCGATAATGAAGAAGATTCATACAATAGTGACAATAATGTTAATTTTGATGACATGTTTGACGAATTGGATACGGAGGATAATGTTGCTGATAAGTATCATGACAGATTACAACAACTATTTGTTGTCGCTAAAAAACCTTTATATACCGGTTGTATGAATTTTACAAAACTTTCCGCCGTGATACAACTGGTTAATTTAAAATCAAACAATGGTTGGAGCGACACAAGTTTCACTAGCCTGTTAGAGTTGTTGAACAAAATGCTACCAGAAGGTAATGAGTTGCCGATTTCCACATACCAAGCAAAGAAATTAATGTGCCCAATGGGATTGGAAATACAGAGAATACATGCTTGTCCAAATGATTGTATGTTATACAGGAATGAAGAAAAAGACCTTCATCAATGTAAGGTATGTGGTACGTCTAGGTATAAACGTGGAAAACTGACTGATAATGTTGATAGTGATGTGTCAGAAAATCGACCTCCTGCAAAATTATTGTGGTACTTGCCTATCATACCAAGATTAAAGAGATTATTTGCAAATGAGAAAGATGCAAAATTATTACGTTGGTATGCTGAAGATCGTAAAAATGATGGTAAAATGCGACATGTGGCCGATTCACATCAATGGAAAAATTTTGATAAAGATTTTAAAGAATTTGGGGATGAGATACGTAATATAAGGTTCGGACTCAGTTCAGATGGAATTAATCCGTTCGGAGATTTGAGTAGCTGTCACAGAACGTGGCCT GTGAAAATAAACAACTTTACTAAGGAAAACACATCATTGAGGCTTCCAATACCAGTTAAAGACTTGTCAAAAAATACAGTGAAGGAGGTTTTAGGTGATGTGGTTGGAAGTTTTGTACAATGGCCTCTCATGAAAATAACTCGCATCACCAAG GAATTGGAGGCATATGTAAATGACATCAGTGCCCAAAAAAATAGTACACAGTTCAAGTG TTGA